One window of the Nocardia huaxiensis genome contains the following:
- a CDS encoding aminotransferase class V-fold PLP-dependent enzyme: MTAVPKTTLLPASVRESFAPAVTFLNAASHGLLPVAVAEEVARAEHERVRGDFSIPDVDALVTACRASFGRLVGLDGAQVAIGSQVSQLIGLVAESLPEGAGVVLPQGEFASVVWPFLAKPGLRVRTVPLDELAAAVRPDDALVVASVVQSADGRVLDTAAVVAAARAHGARVLFDVSQAAGWFPVHDTGADFLVSVGYKWLLGPKGSAYLAGPDEALDTLRPLAAGWYAGFDPWQTIYDAPLRLAEGARRLDLAPTWPAFRGQVIAFDLLEAIGIEAIHAHDVTLANRLRAGVGLPESNSAVVSLPVTPEATDRLAAARVIGSMRAGRLRLSCHLYNTEDDIDRALEALNG; the protein is encoded by the coding sequence ATGACAGCTGTTCCGAAAACCACGCTGCTCCCGGCGTCCGTGCGCGAATCCTTCGCTCCCGCCGTCACTTTCCTCAATGCCGCCAGCCACGGCCTGCTGCCCGTCGCGGTGGCCGAGGAGGTCGCGCGGGCCGAGCACGAGCGAGTGCGCGGCGATTTCTCCATTCCGGACGTCGATGCGCTGGTGACCGCGTGCCGGGCGTCCTTCGGCAGGCTGGTGGGTCTGGACGGTGCGCAGGTCGCCATCGGGTCGCAGGTGTCGCAATTGATCGGACTGGTGGCCGAGAGCCTGCCCGAGGGCGCGGGCGTGGTGCTGCCGCAGGGTGAATTCGCCTCGGTCGTCTGGCCTTTCCTCGCCAAGCCCGGCCTGCGGGTGCGCACGGTGCCGCTCGACGAGCTGGCCGCGGCGGTGCGGCCGGACGACGCTCTGGTCGTCGCCTCGGTGGTGCAGTCCGCGGACGGCCGGGTGCTCGACACGGCCGCGGTGGTCGCGGCGGCGCGGGCGCACGGCGCGCGCGTGCTGTTCGACGTCAGTCAGGCCGCCGGCTGGTTCCCCGTGCACGACACCGGCGCCGACTTCCTGGTCAGCGTCGGATACAAGTGGCTGCTCGGCCCGAAGGGCTCGGCCTACCTCGCCGGGCCCGACGAGGCCCTCGACACGCTGCGCCCGCTCGCCGCCGGCTGGTACGCCGGATTCGATCCGTGGCAGACCATCTACGACGCGCCGCTGCGCCTGGCCGAGGGCGCCCGGCGCCTGGACCTCGCGCCCACCTGGCCCGCCTTCCGCGGCCAGGTGATCGCGTTCGACCTGCTCGAGGCCATCGGCATCGAGGCCATCCACGCCCACGATGTCACCCTCGCCAATCGGCTGCGCGCGGGAGTCGGCCTGCCGGAGAGCAATTCGGCCGTGGTGTCGCTACCGGTCACCCCGGAGGCCACCGATCGGCTGGCGGCCGCCCGGGTGATCGGGTCCATGCGCGCGGGCCGGCTCCGGCTGTCCTGCCACCTCTACAACACCGAGGACGACATCGATCGGGCGCTGGAAGCCCTCAACGGGTAG
- a CDS encoding patatin-like phospholipase family protein → MNDSTLGVAELIAARHRAGSRPGQRADRHRLALVIEGGSSRGAYSHGMAMALEELGVLPCFDAVYGASAGALNAAWLLCGRAVAARRAWNPEVINRVIAPARALRGGPVVDTHYLVHTVYERLVPMDFPAILANPVTFHPIATDADTGAAVDLHAGLTDPAAVQAALRASTCLPLLAGKPVRIGQHRYVDAGLSESVPIRTALAQGATRVLVLRTRRAGETVSAPSYLENRVVARFLSRHAPGAVEPWLSRVHRHHRDEADFGSDPAVAQIRPPRGGPAVGRTTRDPALLRQALDLGHAATVRTLAPHLTPMLSA, encoded by the coding sequence GTGAACGACTCCACACTGGGCGTGGCCGAGCTCATCGCCGCCCGGCACCGAGCCGGCAGCCGGCCCGGACAGCGCGCCGACCGGCATCGGCTGGCCCTGGTCATCGAGGGCGGATCGTCCCGGGGCGCGTACTCGCACGGCATGGCCATGGCCCTCGAGGAACTCGGCGTACTGCCCTGTTTCGACGCCGTCTACGGCGCGTCCGCGGGTGCGCTCAATGCCGCGTGGCTGCTGTGCGGCCGGGCCGTGGCAGCACGCCGCGCCTGGAATCCCGAGGTCATCAATCGGGTGATCGCCCCGGCGCGCGCCCTGCGCGGCGGCCCGGTGGTGGATACGCACTACCTCGTGCACACCGTCTACGAGCGGCTGGTGCCGATGGATTTCCCCGCCATCCTCGCCAATCCGGTCACCTTCCACCCGATCGCCACCGATGCCGACACCGGCGCGGCGGTGGATCTGCATGCCGGACTGACCGATCCGGCCGCGGTGCAGGCCGCCCTGCGCGCCTCCACCTGCCTGCCCCTGCTGGCCGGTAAGCCCGTGCGCATCGGACAGCACCGCTATGTCGACGCCGGACTTTCCGAATCCGTGCCCATTCGAACGGCTTTGGCGCAGGGCGCGACCCGGGTGCTGGTGCTGCGCACCCGCCGTGCGGGCGAAACCGTCTCCGCGCCTTCCTATCTGGAGAATCGGGTGGTGGCGCGCTTCCTGTCCCGGCATGCGCCCGGCGCTGTCGAACCGTGGCTGTCCCGGGTCCACCGTCACCATCGTGACGAGGCCGATTTCGGCTCCGATCCGGCCGTAGCGCAGATCCGCCCGCCGCGCGGCGGCCCGGCCGTCGGCCGCACCACCCGCGACCCCGCCCTGCTGCGCCAGGCCCTCGACCTGGGTCACGCCGCGACCGTGCGGACGCTGGCCCCGCACCTGACCCCTATGCTTTCCGCGTGA
- a CDS encoding acyl-CoA dehydrogenase family protein, with product MQLALTADELAFRDELRAFYRTEIPEDIRNRARHGQELTKDDIVTTQRILNAHGLAVPNWPVEFGGRDWTPIQRHIWHDEMQLASVPEPLTFNANMIGPVIAHFGSQELKERFLPATANLDIWWCQGFSEPEAGSDLASLRTTAVRDGDHYIVNGQKTWTTAAQSADWIFCLVRTDPNAPKKQAGISMLLFPLDTPGVTVRPIQLIDGCHEVNEVFLENVRVPAENLVGEENQGWTYAKFLLGNERTGIAAVGQTKVRLWLAKEHAKQTRLGHGTLLDDPIFATRVAELENELLALELVQLRVAAGSADGKPNPVSSILKLRGTELQQAVTELFVDIAGPDSLAREGAQPDWARRSTATYLNYRKTSIYGGSNEVQRGIIASTILGL from the coding sequence ATGCAATTGGCACTCACCGCCGACGAGCTCGCCTTCCGCGACGAGCTGCGCGCGTTCTACCGCACCGAAATACCCGAGGACATCCGCAATCGCGCCCGGCACGGACAGGAGCTGACCAAGGACGACATCGTCACCACCCAGCGCATCCTCAACGCGCACGGGCTGGCGGTGCCGAACTGGCCGGTGGAATTCGGCGGCCGCGACTGGACGCCCATCCAGCGCCACATCTGGCACGACGAGATGCAGCTCGCCTCGGTGCCCGAACCACTCACCTTCAATGCCAACATGATCGGGCCGGTGATCGCGCACTTCGGCTCGCAGGAGCTGAAGGAACGCTTCCTGCCCGCCACCGCCAACCTCGACATCTGGTGGTGCCAAGGGTTTTCCGAGCCGGAGGCCGGATCCGACCTGGCCTCGCTGCGCACCACCGCGGTGCGCGACGGCGACCACTACATCGTGAACGGCCAGAAGACCTGGACCACCGCCGCGCAATCCGCGGACTGGATCTTCTGCCTGGTGCGCACCGACCCGAACGCGCCCAAGAAGCAGGCCGGCATCTCCATGCTGTTGTTCCCGCTGGACACCCCGGGCGTGACCGTGCGGCCCATCCAGCTCATCGACGGCTGCCACGAGGTCAACGAGGTCTTCCTGGAGAACGTCCGCGTCCCTGCGGAAAACCTTGTGGGCGAAGAGAATCAGGGCTGGACCTACGCCAAGTTCCTGCTCGGCAACGAGCGCACCGGCATCGCCGCCGTCGGCCAGACCAAGGTGCGGCTGTGGCTGGCCAAGGAGCACGCCAAGCAGACCCGCCTGGGCCACGGCACCCTGCTCGACGATCCGATCTTCGCCACCCGGGTGGCCGAACTCGAAAACGAGCTGCTCGCACTGGAACTGGTGCAGCTGCGGGTGGCCGCCGGATCTGCCGACGGCAAGCCCAACCCGGTCTCCTCGATCCTCAAACTGCGCGGCACCGAACTGCAGCAGGCCGTCACCGAACTGTTCGTCGACATCGCCGGACCCGACTCCCTGGCCCGCGAAGGCGCACAACCGGATTGGGCCCGTCGCTCCACCGCCACCTACCTCAACTACCGCAAGACCTCGATCTACGGCGGCTCCAACGAGGTTCAGCGCGGCATCATCGCCTCCACCATTCTCGGACTGTAA
- a CDS encoding QsdR family transcriptional regulator: protein MTRSEGTRAPGRPASASREDVLRAAIAVFLAGKRLDVNAIAAQLGVGRASIYRWFGSRDGLLGAAIAHQLERMIAHIESRCTATGGARLEHILDRTVHLLVEDDSLRTYFDNESTAALRLVTRSDGPVHQAAVHHVEQLIARAETEGYHPPIDRDTLAYALVRLWEAFLYNDAVAGFRGDGERLRQVQSALLRA from the coding sequence GTGACGCGCAGCGAGGGAACCAGAGCTCCGGGCCGGCCGGCTTCGGCCAGCCGCGAGGATGTGCTGCGCGCCGCCATCGCCGTCTTCCTCGCCGGAAAACGCCTGGATGTCAATGCCATCGCCGCCCAGCTCGGCGTCGGCCGGGCCAGCATCTACCGCTGGTTCGGCTCCCGCGACGGCCTGCTCGGCGCGGCCATCGCCCATCAGCTGGAACGCATGATCGCCCATATCGAAAGCCGCTGCACGGCCACCGGCGGCGCGCGGCTCGAGCACATCCTGGACCGCACCGTCCACCTGCTGGTCGAAGACGATTCCCTGCGAACCTATTTCGACAACGAGTCCACCGCCGCCCTGCGCCTGGTCACCCGCAGCGACGGCCCGGTCCACCAGGCCGCCGTCCACCATGTCGAACAACTCATAGCCCGCGCCGAAACCGAGGGCTACCACCCACCCATAGACCGCGACACCCTCGCCTACGCCCTGGTCCGCCTGTGGGAGGCCTTCCTCTACAACGACGCCGTAGCCGGTTTCCGCGGCGACGGCGAACGCCTGCGCCAGGTCCAGAGCGCACTGCTGCGCGCGTGA
- a CDS encoding VOC family protein: protein MTAPAFNTVSWFQISSDKPEDAKKFYGELFGWNFAADPHSPGYDLINYPGSEIPSGGVNHADDATTNHAIFMVLVRDVAATVAETERLGGKAIQPPVTTPNGLVFAHLRDTSGNHFGVFTPAP, encoded by the coding sequence ATGACCGCGCCCGCTTTCAACACCGTGTCCTGGTTCCAGATCAGCAGTGACAAGCCGGAGGACGCGAAGAAGTTCTACGGTGAGCTGTTCGGCTGGAATTTCGCCGCCGATCCGCATTCCCCCGGCTACGACCTGATCAACTACCCGGGCAGCGAGATCCCCAGCGGCGGCGTGAATCACGCGGACGACGCCACCACCAATCACGCCATCTTCATGGTGCTGGTGCGCGATGTCGCCGCCACCGTGGCCGAGACGGAACGGCTGGGCGGCAAGGCGATTCAGCCGCCGGTGACCACACCCAACGGTCTGGTCTTCGCGCATCTGCGCGACACCTCCGGCAACCACTTCGGGGTCTTCACCCCCGCGCCCTGA
- a CDS encoding alpha/beta fold hydrolase — MQNAVDSVVSEPPAIAGVRRSFVEARGVRFHVTESGPADGRPVLVLHGWPQHHYAYRDLLANPPEGLRIIAPDLPGYGWSGPAPHRWEKEEVAADLLALLDALGIGKTLLVGHDWGGYVGYRLVLREPQRFDGFLVLNMAHPWAPPGVVARQLWRFALYQPAVAAFGMPLQQRTRVLHWLIRTAFTDRTAATPELTSIFADRFRDPVCARAATDTYRSFLLREMPRLSRNPERRRATVPIRALFGVDDGAVHYSLADPRTARADDYRLVPVSGCGHFIADERPDLVRAQLVALAAETATR, encoded by the coding sequence ATGCAGAATGCCGTGGACAGTGTCGTCTCGGAGCCGCCCGCGATCGCGGGGGTGCGCCGTTCATTCGTCGAAGCGCGCGGGGTGCGCTTCCATGTGACCGAATCCGGGCCGGCGGACGGCCGGCCCGTGCTGGTGCTGCACGGGTGGCCGCAGCATCACTACGCGTATCGGGATCTGCTGGCGAATCCGCCGGAGGGACTGCGGATCATCGCGCCGGACCTGCCCGGCTACGGGTGGTCGGGTCCGGCGCCGCATCGCTGGGAGAAGGAAGAGGTCGCCGCGGATCTGCTCGCGCTGCTGGATGCGCTGGGAATCGGCAAGACCCTGCTGGTCGGGCACGACTGGGGTGGGTATGTCGGGTATCGGCTGGTCCTGCGGGAGCCGCAGCGGTTCGACGGATTCCTGGTGTTGAACATGGCGCATCCGTGGGCGCCACCGGGGGTGGTGGCGCGGCAGCTGTGGCGGTTCGCGCTGTATCAGCCCGCGGTGGCGGCGTTCGGAATGCCGCTGCAGCAGCGGACGCGGGTGCTGCACTGGCTGATCCGGACGGCGTTCACCGACCGGACCGCCGCAACTCCAGAGCTGACCAGCATTTTCGCCGATCGATTCCGGGATCCGGTGTGCGCGCGGGCCGCCACCGACACCTACCGCAGTTTCCTGCTGCGCGAAATGCCCCGGCTGAGCCGCAATCCCGAGCGCCGCCGCGCCACCGTTCCGATCCGGGCGCTGTTCGGCGTCGACGACGGCGCGGTGCACTACTCGCTGGCCGATCCGCGGACCGCGCGCGCCGACGACTACCGGCTCGTACCCGTCTCGGGCTGCGGGCATTTCATCGCCGACGAGCGGCCCGACCTGGTGCGCGCCCAGCTCGTCGCCCTGGCCGCCGAGACCGCTACCCGTTGA
- a CDS encoding DUF1460 domain-containing protein yields the protein MIALICGSALLLPTASATPTANIDDWSARRIDELLAVKAAGGAGKGELLEVLSRQFLGTPYGANMLVGSASQHEQLIVDLRAVDCFTLLDYVEALSRSSNRDQFLTNLVETRYAGGRVDFAQRKHFFTDWAQVPRVAATDITTSLTGAAVPVAKRLNAKADGGTYLPGLPTVDRTITYIPSGAVDAGVIAALRTGDYIGAYADAPGLDVTHVGLFVMTANGPVFRNASSLAANNQVVDSAFSDYVASVPGIVVLRPQ from the coding sequence GTGATAGCGCTGATCTGCGGTTCCGCACTGCTGCTGCCCACCGCGAGCGCCACCCCGACGGCGAATATCGACGACTGGTCGGCCCGCCGGATCGACGAGCTGCTCGCGGTGAAGGCCGCGGGAGGGGCGGGCAAGGGCGAGCTGCTCGAGGTGCTGTCCCGGCAGTTCCTCGGGACGCCGTACGGCGCGAACATGCTCGTCGGCTCCGCGTCCCAGCACGAGCAGCTGATCGTCGATCTGCGCGCGGTGGACTGCTTCACCCTGCTCGATTACGTGGAGGCCCTGAGCCGTTCGTCCAACCGCGACCAGTTCCTCACCAACCTGGTCGAGACCCGGTACGCGGGCGGCCGCGTGGACTTCGCGCAGCGCAAGCACTTCTTCACCGACTGGGCCCAGGTGCCGCGTGTGGCCGCCACCGACATCACCACCTCCCTGACCGGTGCGGCGGTGCCGGTGGCCAAGCGCCTGAACGCGAAAGCCGATGGCGGAACCTATCTTCCGGGCCTGCCGACGGTCGACCGCACGATCACCTACATCCCGTCCGGCGCGGTGGACGCCGGGGTGATCGCCGCGCTGCGCACGGGTGACTACATCGGCGCGTACGCGGACGCCCCGGGCCTGGACGTCACGCATGTCGGCCTGTTCGTCATGACCGCGAACGGCCCGGTCTTCCGCAACGCGTCCTCACTGGCCGCCAACAACCAGGTCGTCGACTCGGCCTTCAGCGATTACGTGGCCTCGGTCCCCGGCATCGTGGTGCTGCGCCCGCAGTAG
- a CDS encoding helix-turn-helix transcriptional regulator: MNRTDRLYAIVEELRAISPRLRTARELSERYGVSLRTIERDIAALQQAGIPIYADVGRRGGYALEKSMSLPPLNFTAAETVALAVALARSRGGPFEQAGRSALRKVVAAMPERHAAAARDLAARVRVLEVPQPSAIPPLIEQAIERRLVLRIAYLDQHGQASEREVEPVEFVNGTHGWYLIAWCRLRDGFRVFRLDRMRVLILTDLPAPVRSRDGFPEGPREMRVLPVAL; this comes from the coding sequence GTGAATCGGACGGATCGGTTGTATGCGATCGTCGAAGAGTTGCGGGCGATTTCGCCGCGACTGCGCACGGCGCGGGAGCTCTCCGAACGGTATGGGGTGAGCCTGCGGACCATCGAGCGCGATATCGCCGCGCTGCAGCAGGCGGGGATCCCCATCTACGCCGATGTGGGGCGGCGCGGGGGATACGCGCTGGAGAAGAGCATGTCGCTGCCGCCGCTGAATTTCACCGCCGCCGAAACCGTCGCGCTCGCCGTGGCTTTGGCGCGCAGCCGGGGCGGTCCGTTCGAACAGGCCGGGCGCAGTGCGCTGCGCAAGGTGGTGGCCGCCATGCCCGAGCGGCACGCGGCGGCGGCGCGGGATCTGGCGGCGCGGGTGCGGGTGCTGGAGGTGCCGCAGCCCTCGGCGATACCGCCGCTGATCGAGCAGGCCATCGAGCGGCGGCTGGTGCTGCGGATCGCGTATCTGGATCAGCACGGGCAGGCCAGCGAGCGGGAGGTCGAGCCGGTGGAATTCGTGAACGGCACGCACGGCTGGTATCTGATCGCGTGGTGCCGGTTGCGCGACGGGTTCCGGGTGTTCCGGCTGGATCGGATGCGGGTGCTCATCCTGACCGATCTGCCCGCGCCGGTGCGCTCGCGCGACGGGTTCCCGGAGGGGCCGCGGGAAATGCGGGTGCTGCCGGTCGCGCTGTGA
- a CDS encoding serine hydrolase domain-containing protein, which yields MIRSVTVLAVAAMTAALVLIGGGGEARAAEQKQCQVSSGRTPETATPEEVGIDSADLSKAIDFASDPTRFTLQIFRNNCLIGHGPNTERTRGTAWNLWSGTKSVVSLVTGIAVDEGKLSVDDPIGRYLPAGLGDSDHRAITVRSLLTETSGMKVAVASEGITGLVQLDPNVVAQALAMPILHPQGTQWQYSQRAVDLLVYVVQQAVGEDFQAYAQRKLFDPLGIPKSDYYWGRDRSRNTYGYAHLVLPPDDFVKLGLLVGNYGNWAGNQVVSREYMKQATTGTEQHPCYGYLFVVNGAGCEDLFPGLPSDAIQISGMMRQDNFIVPSLGLLVSWTGVTIPGGAVSFPHDVLRAINAAFRDPLMPDPGPYTQKADVSVTDPMISNPDAFLAALGIGPDAYPGCNLFTCLGRPLYPPFSDWPPGCFIVGCIGNDPATPGIR from the coding sequence GTGATTCGTTCGGTGACGGTCCTCGCGGTGGCCGCGATGACGGCGGCGCTGGTGCTGATCGGGGGTGGCGGCGAGGCCCGCGCGGCGGAGCAGAAGCAATGCCAGGTCAGTTCCGGGCGCACGCCGGAAACGGCGACACCAGAAGAGGTGGGCATCGATTCGGCGGATCTGAGCAAAGCCATCGACTTCGCCTCGGATCCGACCCGATTCACGCTGCAGATCTTCCGCAACAACTGCCTCATCGGCCACGGCCCGAACACCGAGCGCACCCGCGGGACGGCATGGAATCTGTGGAGCGGCACCAAGAGCGTGGTGTCGCTGGTCACCGGCATCGCCGTCGACGAGGGCAAGCTCAGCGTGGACGACCCCATCGGGCGGTATCTGCCTGCGGGACTGGGGGATTCGGACCATCGCGCGATCACCGTGCGCAGTCTGCTCACCGAGACCTCCGGCATGAAGGTGGCCGTCGCCTCCGAGGGCATCACCGGACTGGTGCAGCTGGACCCGAATGTGGTGGCGCAGGCGCTGGCCATGCCCATCCTGCATCCGCAGGGCACACAGTGGCAGTACAGCCAGCGGGCGGTGGATCTCCTGGTGTACGTGGTGCAGCAGGCCGTCGGCGAGGACTTTCAGGCATACGCGCAGCGAAAACTGTTCGACCCGTTGGGAATTCCGAAGAGCGACTACTACTGGGGCCGGGACCGCAGCCGGAACACCTACGGCTACGCCCATCTCGTCCTGCCGCCCGACGACTTCGTCAAGCTGGGCCTGCTGGTCGGCAACTACGGCAATTGGGCCGGGAATCAAGTGGTTTCGCGCGAATACATGAAGCAGGCCACCACCGGCACCGAGCAACACCCTTGCTACGGCTACCTTTTCGTGGTCAACGGCGCCGGCTGCGAAGACCTGTTCCCCGGCCTGCCCTCCGATGCCATCCAGATCTCCGGCATGATGCGCCAGGACAATTTCATCGTCCCCAGCCTCGGCCTGCTGGTCAGCTGGACCGGCGTCACCATCCCCGGCGGCGCCGTGAGCTTCCCGCACGACGTCCTGCGCGCCATCAACGCCGCCTTCCGCGACCCGCTCATGCCCGACCCGGGCCCCTACACCCAGAAGGCCGACGTCAGCGTCACCGACCCGATGATCTCCAACCCGGACGCCTTCCTGGCCGCCCTCGGCATCGGCCCCGACGCCTATCCGGGCTGCAACCTCTTCACCTGCCTCGGCCGGCCGCTCTACCCGCCCTTCTCCGACTGGCCCCCGGGCTGCTTCATCGTCGGCTGTATCGGGAACGACCCGGCAACCCCGGGCATCCGCTGA